In Silene latifolia isolate original U9 population chromosome X, ASM4854445v1, whole genome shotgun sequence, the following proteins share a genomic window:
- the LOC141618878 gene encoding UDP-glycosyltransferase 74E2-like: MENNEEIHGRTITRGAHVLVLAFPLQGHINPILQFAKRLAFEGLKVTILIPSSSISHQAAFQYKHQSFNLEVVRIYDGYEEEPDKRDVDAYLYRLRTSVSQSLSDILDHYKKNNQKLQPTPKMVIYDSLMPWVLDVVKKDGFEGAPFFTQSCVVNSIYYHFNQGELKIPITGSNLVSLPAIKSFLKVEDLPGFVTSAGLAYPGAIINMLIDQFSNVKEATCLFVNTLDKFEIEVIEWMENICPVKTIGPCIPSKYLDNRIPDDMDYGLSLFEPETNACIQWLNARDTASVVYVSMGSMASLQPDQMKEIAVALLECNRFFLWVVRTSEENKLPFNFKEDTSDKGLIVNWSPQLEVLAHEAIGCFVTHCGWNSTLEAVSLGVPMVGFPQWSDQFTNAKCIKDFWGIGVRVKANEDGFVTKEEIEMRIHEVMEGESAKEMRQNAKKWKQLAVEGGTSANNIQEFVTKLQCVI; encoded by the exons ATGGAGAACAATGAAGAGATCCATGGAAGAACAATTACTAGAGGAGCTCATGTTCTAGTTCTAGCGTTCCCCCTTCAAGGCCATATAAACCCGATTCTCCAATTTGCGAAACGCTTGGCCTTCGAAGGCCTTAAGGTTACTATACTTATACCCTCCAGCAGCATTTCTCATCAAGCAGCATTTCAATATAAACACCAATCTTTCAACCTCGAGGTTGTAAGAATCTACGATGGTTATGAAGAAGAACCCGATAAGCGCGATGTAGACGCTTATCTTTATCGGTTAAGGACTTCGGTCTCTCAAAGTTTGTCCGATATCCTTGACCACTACAAGAAAAATAACCAAAAACTTCAGCCTACACCCAAAATGGTAATTTATGATTCACTTATGCCTTGGGTTTTGGATGTGGTTAAAAAAGATGGGTTTGAGGGGGCTCCGTTTTTTACCCAATCTTGTGTGGTGAATTCCATTTATTACCATTTCAATCAAGGGGAGTTGAAGATTCCAATAACCGGGTCGAATCTTGTGTCTTTACCTGCCATCAAATCATTTTTGAAGGTTGAAGATTTACCCGGGTTTGTAACTTCTGCAGGACTAGCATACCCTGGTGCAATTATCAATATGCTCATTGATCAATTTTCGAATGTGAAAGAAGCAACTTGTTTGTTCGTTAATACCTTGGACAAGTTTGAGATTGAG GTAATAGAGTGGATGGAAAATATATGTCCCGTGAAGACAATAGGACCATGTATTCCCTCCAAGTACTTGGACAATCGGATTCCGGATGACATGGACTATGGCCTTAGCCTTTTTGAGCCGGAAACCAATGCTTGCATACAATGGCTCAATGCAAGGGACACTGCCTCGGTTGTTTACGTATCAATGGGCAGCATGGCATCTCTACAACCCGATCAAATGAAAGAAATTGCAGTGGCATTGTTGGAATGTAATAGATTCTTCCTATGGGTGGTTAGGACATCGGAAGAGAACAAACTCCCGTTTAATTTCAAGGAAGATACGTCAGATAAAGGTTTAATCGTCAATTGGTCTCCGCAATTAGAGGTTTTGGCTCATGAGGCAATAGGTTGTTTTGTAACACATTGTGGGTGGAACTCGACATTAGAAGCCGTCAGCTTGGGTGTGCCTATGGTAGGATTTCCACAATGGTCGGACCAATTTACGAATGCCAAATGTATCAAGGATTTTTGGGGAATCGGAGTCAGAGTGAAGGCTAACGAGGACGGTTTTGTGACAAAGGAGGAAATTGAAATGCGTATTCATGAAGTTATGGAAGGTGAAAGTGCTAAAGAGATGAGACAAAATGCCAAGAAATGGAAGCAACTCGCTGTTGAAGGTGGTACTTCGGCAAACAATATTCAAGAGTTTGTTACCAAATTACAATGTGTAATTTAA